A window of Auraticoccus monumenti contains these coding sequences:
- a CDS encoding ABC transporter substrate-binding protein produces MTDRRRLVTGLLVLTCLLLPACGSGPGGSDGPVELRVSTWGNDSRLKLTQEAVDAFTAANPDISVVVENSEWGSYWDKLATMTAANDAPDVIQMDEAYIAAYGSRGALLDLAEQPALDVGAMEATVLDTGLVEETLVGAPIGVANFSVAVNPEVLEQAGVEMPDDTSWTWDDLAEVSAQVTEELGSEGVYGLDGFGSGTAELGAWARQHGEEVWPTDGPGVSEATVSSFFEYADRLSTTEATPPASVQVENSTTPLDASLFATNRAAFHLLFHTQISAFGAASGTQLELLRLPARASGEPAQMVNKASMYWSVSARTDHPEESALLVDFLLTDPAATTVLTTERGIPAIPAVQEEIAPLLDPQATVALEFSRAVAPELVPPPQVTPSGASGFSSEFTLVGTDVLFGRASPAEGATRTLALIEASK; encoded by the coding sequence ATGACCGATCGACGACGCCTGGTCACCGGCCTGCTGGTGCTGACCTGCCTGCTCCTGCCCGCCTGCGGCTCCGGCCCAGGCGGGTCGGACGGCCCGGTCGAGCTGCGGGTCTCCACCTGGGGCAACGACTCACGGCTGAAGCTGACCCAGGAGGCGGTGGACGCGTTCACCGCCGCCAACCCCGACATCTCCGTCGTGGTGGAGAACAGCGAGTGGGGCAGCTACTGGGACAAGCTGGCCACCATGACCGCGGCCAACGACGCCCCCGACGTCATCCAGATGGACGAGGCCTACATCGCCGCCTACGGGTCCCGCGGCGCCCTGCTGGACCTGGCCGAGCAGCCCGCCCTGGACGTCGGGGCGATGGAGGCGACCGTGCTGGACACGGGTCTGGTGGAGGAGACCCTGGTGGGGGCACCGATCGGGGTGGCCAACTTCTCGGTCGCGGTCAACCCCGAGGTGCTGGAGCAGGCCGGCGTGGAGATGCCCGACGACACCTCCTGGACCTGGGACGACCTGGCCGAGGTGTCGGCGCAGGTGACCGAGGAGCTCGGGTCCGAGGGCGTCTACGGGCTGGACGGGTTCGGCTCCGGGACCGCCGAGCTCGGCGCCTGGGCGCGCCAGCACGGCGAGGAGGTCTGGCCCACCGACGGCCCGGGCGTCAGCGAGGCCACCGTGAGCAGCTTCTTCGAGTACGCCGACCGCCTGTCGACCACGGAGGCGACCCCGCCGGCCTCGGTGCAGGTGGAGAACTCCACGACGCCCCTGGACGCCTCCCTGTTCGCGACCAACCGGGCCGCGTTCCACCTGCTCTTCCACACCCAGATCTCCGCCTTCGGGGCGGCCAGCGGCACCCAGCTGGAGCTGCTGCGGCTGCCGGCGAGGGCCAGCGGCGAGCCCGCGCAGATGGTCAACAAGGCGTCCATGTACTGGTCGGTCTCGGCCCGGACCGACCACCCCGAGGAGAGCGCCCTGCTGGTCGACTTCCTGCTGACCGACCCGGCGGCCACCACCGTCCTCACCACCGAGCGCGGCATCCCCGCCATCCCGGCGGTGCAGGAGGAGATCGCCCCGCTGCTCGACCCGCAGGCCACCGTCGCCCTCGAGTTCTCCCGCGCGGTCGCCCCCGAGCTGGTGCCGCCGCCGCAGGTCACGCCGTCCGGCGCGTCCGGGTTCAGCTCGGAGTTCACCCTGGTGGGTACCGACGTGCTGTTCGGCCGGGCCAGCCCGGCCGAGGGCGCGACCCGGACGCTGGCGCTGATCGAGGCGTCGAAGTAG
- a CDS encoding glycerophosphodiester phosphodiesterase encodes MPSTHARPVRRAAAVLIALAAAGSTVVAGTDVAGAAGRDDVEVIAHRGSSGVAPENTLAAVRLAVRQGSDVIENDVQRTADGALVIMHDSTLTRTTDVEQVFPDRAPWRVGDLTLAEIKQLDAGSWFAPEFAGERVPTLEEWMDAVGRRAGMLLEPKNPALYPGIEQDLDEALRELPDYRRSARSGRIVVQSFDHAWLRDYAEVAPEVRVGLLYGTRPGDADIEAAAEWADQVNPSLAVTTEATVDAVHAEGLEIHVWTVNDGAGMRRATDWDVDGIITNYPQVLIDLQAQG; translated from the coding sequence ATGCCCAGCACCCACGCCCGACCCGTCCGCCGCGCCGCGGCCGTCCTGATCGCCCTGGCCGCCGCCGGCTCCACCGTCGTCGCGGGCACCGACGTGGCCGGCGCCGCCGGTCGCGACGACGTCGAGGTCATCGCCCACCGCGGCTCCTCCGGGGTCGCCCCCGAGAACACGCTGGCCGCGGTCCGGCTGGCCGTCCGGCAGGGGTCGGACGTCATCGAGAACGACGTGCAGCGCACCGCCGACGGCGCGCTGGTGATCATGCACGACAGCACGCTGACCCGCACCACCGACGTGGAGCAGGTGTTCCCCGACCGGGCGCCGTGGCGGGTCGGGGACCTCACCCTGGCCGAGATCAAGCAGCTCGACGCCGGCAGCTGGTTCGCCCCCGAGTTCGCCGGTGAGCGGGTGCCCACCCTGGAGGAGTGGATGGACGCCGTCGGACGACGCGCCGGCATGCTGCTGGAGCCCAAGAACCCGGCCCTCTACCCCGGCATCGAGCAGGACCTGGACGAGGCCCTGCGCGAGCTCCCCGACTACAGGCGCTCGGCCCGCTCCGGCCGGATCGTGGTGCAGAGCTTCGACCACGCCTGGCTGCGCGACTACGCCGAGGTGGCCCCGGAGGTGCGCGTCGGGCTGCTCTACGGCACCCGTCCCGGCGACGCCGACATCGAGGCCGCGGCGGAGTGGGCCGACCAGGTCAACCCGAGCCTGGCGGTGACCACCGAGGCCACCGTGGACGCCGTGCACGCCGAGGGCCTGGAGATCCACGTCTGGACGGTCAACGACGGCGCCGGGATGCGCCGGGCCACCGACTGGGACGTCGACGGCATCATCACCAACTACCCGCAGGTGCTGATCGACCTGCAGGCGCAGGGCTGA
- a CDS encoding adenosine deaminase: MPTDALTIDDIRTLPKIALHDHLDGGLRPQTVLDLAAEVGHELPAADAASLADWFFQAADSGTLVRYLETFDHTIAVMQTADALRRVAREFVLDQAEDGVVYAETRWAPEQHLHQGLTLVQAVEAVRDGLAEGEAEVASRGRTIIARQIVTGMRHADRSTEIAQLAVEHRDDSVCGYDIAGAEDGFPPSQHLEAFDVLKRASARWTVHAGEAAGVDSVWEAVHLAGAQRLGHGVRIIEDVTVAEDGTRRLGPLAAFVRDTGIPLEVCPSSNLQTGIAATIDEHPIGLLVDLGFAVTVSCDNRLMSRTTLSRELALCCEAFDWDLEQLEVLQLTALDHAFLPLPDRARLLEEVVLPGFAR, encoded by the coding sequence CAGACCGTGCTCGACCTGGCCGCCGAGGTCGGCCACGAGCTGCCCGCCGCGGACGCCGCCTCGCTGGCGGACTGGTTCTTCCAGGCCGCCGACTCCGGCACCCTGGTGCGCTACCTGGAGACCTTCGACCACACCATCGCGGTGATGCAGACCGCCGACGCGCTGCGCCGGGTGGCCCGGGAGTTCGTGCTCGACCAGGCCGAGGACGGGGTGGTCTACGCCGAGACCCGCTGGGCGCCGGAGCAGCACCTGCACCAGGGGCTGACCCTCGTGCAGGCGGTCGAGGCCGTCCGCGACGGGCTCGCCGAGGGCGAGGCGGAGGTCGCGAGCCGGGGCCGCACCATCATCGCCCGCCAGATCGTCACCGGGATGCGGCACGCCGACCGCTCCACCGAGATCGCCCAGCTGGCCGTGGAGCACCGTGACGACTCGGTCTGCGGCTACGACATCGCCGGGGCCGAGGACGGGTTCCCGCCCTCGCAGCACCTGGAGGCCTTCGACGTGCTGAAGCGGGCCAGCGCCCGCTGGACCGTGCACGCCGGTGAGGCCGCCGGGGTCGACTCGGTCTGGGAGGCCGTCCACCTGGCCGGGGCCCAGCGTCTGGGCCACGGCGTCCGGATCATCGAGGACGTCACCGTCGCCGAGGACGGCACCCGACGCCTCGGCCCGCTGGCCGCCTTCGTCCGCGACACCGGAATCCCGCTGGAGGTGTGCCCGTCGTCGAACCTGCAGACCGGCATCGCCGCCACCATCGACGAGCACCCGATCGGGCTGCTGGTCGACCTCGGCTTCGCCGTCACGGTGAGCTGTGACAACCGGCTGATGAGCCGGACCACGCTGAGCCGGGAGCTGGCGCTGTGCTGCGAGGCCTTCGACTGGGACCTCGAGCAGCTGGAGGTGCTGCAGCTGACGGCCCTGGACCACGCCTTCCTGCCGCTCCCGGACCGGGCCCGGCTGCTCGAGGAGGTCGTGCTCCCCGGCTTCGCCCGCTGA
- a CDS encoding aldo/keto reductase: MEYTHLGRTGLSVSRLCLGTMNFGPSTDEATSHSIMDSAHDAGINFFDTANVYGRAVSVGLTEEIIGSWFAQGGGRRERTVIATKLYGDLPDDPDRPWPNSGKLSALNIRRALDKSLQRLQTDYIDLYQMHHIDRDTPWEEVWQAMEVAVQQGKVLYVGSSNFAGWHIAQAQEAADSRGFMGLVSEQSIYNLLKREVELEVIPAAEHYGLGVIPWSPLQGGLLGGVIRKENEGKRRLEGRAKESLETHREAIEGYEQLADDLGVEPAELGLAWLLHQPAVTAPIIGPRIPEQLDGALKAVELTLDQDTLERLDELFPGHKPAPEDYAW, translated from the coding sequence ATGGAGTACACCCACCTCGGCCGCACCGGCCTCTCTGTGTCCCGCCTCTGCCTCGGCACCATGAACTTCGGTCCGAGCACCGACGAGGCCACCTCGCACTCGATCATGGACTCCGCGCACGACGCGGGGATCAACTTCTTCGACACCGCCAACGTCTACGGCCGTGCGGTCAGCGTCGGGCTGACCGAGGAGATCATCGGCAGCTGGTTCGCCCAGGGCGGTGGCCGCCGCGAGCGCACCGTGATCGCCACCAAGCTCTACGGCGACCTGCCCGACGACCCGGACCGTCCCTGGCCGAACTCCGGCAAGCTCTCCGCGCTGAACATCCGCCGGGCCCTGGACAAGAGCCTCCAGCGGCTGCAGACCGACTACATCGACCTGTACCAGATGCACCACATCGACCGGGACACCCCCTGGGAGGAGGTCTGGCAGGCGATGGAGGTCGCCGTCCAGCAGGGCAAGGTGCTCTACGTCGGCAGCTCGAACTTCGCCGGCTGGCACATCGCCCAGGCCCAGGAGGCCGCCGACTCCCGCGGCTTCATGGGGCTGGTCAGCGAGCAGTCGATCTACAACCTGCTCAAGCGCGAGGTCGAGCTCGAGGTGATCCCCGCCGCGGAGCACTACGGTCTCGGCGTCATCCCGTGGTCGCCGCTGCAGGGCGGGCTGCTCGGTGGCGTGATCCGCAAGGAGAACGAGGGCAAGCGCCGCCTCGAGGGTCGCGCCAAGGAGTCGCTGGAGACCCACCGCGAGGCGATCGAGGGCTACGAGCAGCTGGCCGACGACCTCGGCGTGGAGCCCGCCGAGCTGGGCCTGGCCTGGCTGCTGCACCAGCCGGCCGTCACCGCGCCGATCATCGGTCCCCGCATCCCCGAGCAGCTGGACGGAGCGCTCAAGGCCGTCGAGCTCACCCTCGACCAGGACACCCTGGAGCGTCTGGACGAGCTGTTCCCCGGCCACAAGCCGGCCCCGGAGGACTACGCCTGGTGA
- a CDS encoding MarR family winged helix-turn-helix transcriptional regulator, with amino-acid sequence MTDDPSDAALLREDLEAWAALATVLEWLPTALDSQLERDADLTHFEYGILYALADAPDRTLRMSALAGYANSSLSRLSRAVSRLESRAWVRRSRDPGDGRSTLARLTDPGLEKVEQATPGHVGTVRRLVLDPLTRAQRRQLREICRRIQSSIRDEDGWRPPSGTGT; translated from the coding sequence ATGACCGACGACCCGTCCGACGCCGCTCTCCTGCGTGAGGACCTCGAGGCGTGGGCGGCGCTGGCCACCGTCCTGGAGTGGTTGCCGACCGCCCTGGACAGCCAGCTGGAGCGCGATGCGGACCTCACCCACTTCGAGTACGGCATCCTCTACGCCCTCGCGGACGCGCCCGACCGCACGCTCCGCATGAGCGCCCTGGCCGGCTACGCGAACAGCTCGCTGTCCCGGCTCTCGAGAGCGGTCTCGCGGCTGGAGTCGCGAGCGTGGGTGCGACGCTCGCGCGACCCCGGCGACGGGCGCTCGACGCTGGCCCGGCTCACCGACCCGGGGCTCGAGAAGGTGGAGCAGGCCACCCCCGGTCACGTGGGCACGGTCCGGCGACTGGTCCTGGACCCGCTGACGCGGGCGCAGAGGCGGCAGCTGCGGGAGATCTGCCGTCGCATCCAGAGCTCCATCCGCGACGAGGACGGGTGGCGCCCGCCCTCGGGCACCGGCACGTAG
- a CDS encoding ABC transporter permease family protein — MTRLWWQLTRHQPDHRLTTALSVLAFAVATGALLTVLGGLGAFEGRFSAAPSDHLGSYVLLAQTATVILAVPALTLGAAAARLSMARRNERMAALRLAGATNAQVAQLTLLDTLAQATAGALGGVLLYLLALPFVAMITFQGRTFAWSELWVGPGTLAGTALAVLVLAAGSALLSLVAVTTSPLGVTNRVTPRRLSVLRVVLAVVALLAWTAVSQQPSITAILVVLGICFATLGVVAPFVLGVVGRLTARSARSVETLLAARRLVDDPRGAWRTVAGVSLATFVAGLMSVAPGIGPEDELAVDIATGSVLTLVIAAVLAAVSAGVTQASRAVDQQPVHDRLQMAGTDLVVLRRARLRETLLPLLTSVGLAGGAAVLMVLPFGPELLVSSWAGVATFAGGVVLAVGLVLLAVAATQPLVRPLARDLG, encoded by the coding sequence GTGACCCGGCTGTGGTGGCAGCTCACCCGGCACCAGCCCGACCACCGGCTCACCACCGCCCTCTCGGTCCTCGCGTTCGCCGTCGCCACCGGCGCGCTGCTCACCGTGCTGGGTGGGCTGGGAGCCTTCGAGGGCCGCTTCTCCGCCGCTCCGAGCGACCACCTGGGCAGCTACGTGCTGCTGGCCCAGACGGCCACGGTGATCCTGGCCGTCCCGGCGCTCACCCTGGGAGCGGCCGCGGCCCGGTTGTCGATGGCGCGACGCAACGAGCGGATGGCCGCGCTCCGGCTGGCTGGCGCCACCAACGCCCAGGTGGCCCAGCTGACCCTGCTCGACACCCTCGCCCAGGCCACGGCCGGCGCGCTGGGAGGCGTGCTGCTCTACCTGCTGGCCCTGCCGTTCGTGGCGATGATCACCTTCCAGGGACGGACCTTCGCCTGGTCCGAGCTCTGGGTGGGGCCGGGGACGCTGGCGGGCACGGCGCTCGCGGTGCTGGTGCTCGCCGCCGGCTCGGCGCTGCTGAGCCTGGTGGCGGTCACGACGTCCCCGCTGGGGGTCACCAACCGGGTGACGCCGCGGCGGCTGAGCGTGCTGCGGGTGGTGCTCGCCGTGGTGGCGCTGCTGGCCTGGACGGCCGTCTCGCAGCAGCCCTCGATCACCGCCATCCTGGTCGTGCTCGGGATCTGCTTCGCCACCCTGGGGGTGGTGGCCCCCTTCGTGCTGGGGGTGGTCGGACGCCTCACCGCCCGCTCGGCCCGCTCGGTGGAGACGCTGCTGGCCGCCCGCCGACTGGTGGACGACCCGCGCGGGGCCTGGCGCACGGTGGCCGGGGTGTCGCTGGCCACCTTCGTGGCGGGGCTGATGAGCGTCGCTCCAGGGATCGGCCCGGAGGACGAGCTGGCCGTCGACATCGCCACCGGGTCGGTGCTCACCCTGGTGATCGCCGCCGTGCTGGCCGCGGTGTCGGCCGGGGTCACCCAGGCCTCCCGCGCCGTGGACCAGCAGCCGGTGCACGACAGGCTGCAGATGGCCGGCACCGACCTGGTGGTGCTGCGCCGGGCCCGGCTGCGCGAGACGCTGCTGCCGCTGCTGACCTCGGTGGGACTGGCCGGGGGCGCGGCGGTGCTGATGGTGCTGCCCTTCGGCCCCGAGCTGCTGGTGAGCAGCTGGGCCGGGGTCGCGACCTTCGCCGGTGGGGTGGTCCTGGCGGTGGGACTGGTCCTGCTGGCCGTCGCCGCCACCCAGCCCCTGGTGCGCCCGCTGGCTCGCGACCTGGGCTGA
- a CDS encoding Gfo/Idh/MocA family protein, whose translation MSTPGGADRLRVGIVGCGSIARAHALSYTGHPRVDLVGVVDIDQPRAEAFAETHGSTAFASRQELTDAGVDLVSVATPPGSHTEVAASLLEAGCSVLLEKPPATALADMDVLAAADAASAGSLYVVFQHRHGSGARRASRLLQTGALGTPQVAVCETLWYRPDSYFLPEWRGTWSGEGGGPTLGHAIHQLDLLLHLMGPWETVTARAARIARPVEFEDVSLGLVTFASGAVGTVTTSLLSPRELSRIRVDTTSGTLEVDHVYGYRDADWSWTPVPDPDAAARLGRDPGLPAGGGTDGPGTPLTDRDAWAASADQDRPSNHRAQIEQLVDDLLAGREHQTTLASTRPTMELVTALYASALERQTVARTDLTEDHPYYSRLDGGRPAETVTARLGTHP comes from the coding sequence GTGAGCACGCCCGGAGGTGCGGACCGGCTGCGGGTGGGCATCGTGGGGTGCGGCTCCATCGCCCGCGCCCACGCGCTCAGCTACACCGGGCACCCCCGGGTCGACCTGGTCGGCGTGGTCGACATCGACCAGCCCCGGGCCGAGGCCTTCGCCGAGACCCACGGCAGCACCGCCTTCGCCTCCCGGCAGGAGCTGACCGACGCCGGCGTGGACCTGGTGTCGGTGGCCACCCCGCCGGGCAGCCACACCGAGGTGGCCGCGTCCCTGCTGGAGGCCGGCTGCTCGGTGCTGCTGGAGAAGCCGCCGGCCACCGCGCTGGCCGACATGGACGTCCTCGCCGCCGCCGACGCCGCCAGCGCGGGCTCGCTGTACGTGGTCTTCCAGCACCGCCACGGCTCCGGGGCCCGCCGCGCCTCCCGGCTGCTGCAGACCGGGGCGCTGGGCACCCCGCAGGTCGCCGTCTGCGAGACCCTCTGGTACCGGCCCGACAGCTACTTCCTGCCCGAGTGGCGGGGCACCTGGTCCGGGGAGGGTGGTGGCCCCACGCTCGGGCACGCCATCCACCAGCTCGACCTGCTGCTGCACCTGATGGGCCCCTGGGAGACGGTGACCGCCCGCGCCGCGCGGATCGCCCGCCCGGTCGAGTTCGAGGACGTCTCGTTGGGTCTGGTCACCTTCGCCAGCGGCGCGGTGGGGACGGTCACCACCAGCCTGCTGTCGCCCCGCGAGCTGAGCCGGATCCGGGTGGACACCACCTCGGGGACGCTGGAGGTCGACCACGTCTACGGCTACCGCGACGCCGACTGGTCCTGGACCCCGGTGCCGGACCCCGACGCGGCCGCCCGGCTGGGCCGGGACCCGGGCCTGCCCGCCGGCGGGGGCACCGACGGGCCCGGCACCCCGCTGACTGACCGGGACGCCTGGGCCGCCTCCGCCGACCAGGACCGTCCCAGCAACCACCGCGCCCAGATCGAGCAGCTCGTCGACGACCTGCTCGCCGGCCGCGAGCACCAGACCACCCTGGCCAGCACCCGTCCCACGATGGAGCTGGTCACCGCGCTCTACGCCTCCGCCCTCGAGCGGCAGACCGTGGCCCGCACCGACCTCACCGAGGACCACCCCTACTACTCCCGGCTCGACGGCGGGCGCCCCGCCGAGACGGTCACCGCACGCCTGGGCACCCACCCCTGA
- a CDS encoding Gfo/Idh/MocA family protein translates to MSTAPAADRPIRIAAVGLDHAHAFGQINGLVQQGAELVGLASDDPEAAVASEVRRRWPDAPWVDDATTLLHDPSIDLVVTAAVPDRRAPIALEALRHGKDVVADKPGCITLDELGDLEQAVAASGRFWSVTFSERFEVRCAVKAGELVRAGRIGKVVQTLGLGPHREGDRAHLAGGAGRPEWFYDHHRTGGILTDIASHQFDQFLWYTGSETAEVVSSTVANYTHPDSPRMQDFGEATLRADGAHGYVRVDWYTPQGLPTWGDGRLVILGTEGYIELRKYVDLEGRPGGDHLFVVDGAGTEYVDCSDVELPYYPALLHDVLNRTETACPQRHTFEVMRLALQAQAAATTTGFAE, encoded by the coding sequence GTGAGCACAGCACCGGCAGCAGACCGACCGATCCGGATCGCGGCCGTCGGCCTCGACCACGCCCACGCCTTCGGCCAGATCAACGGGCTGGTCCAGCAGGGTGCCGAGCTGGTCGGCCTGGCCTCCGACGACCCGGAGGCCGCCGTGGCCTCGGAGGTGCGTCGCCGCTGGCCGGACGCGCCCTGGGTCGACGACGCCACCACGCTGCTGCACGACCCCTCGATCGACCTGGTCGTCACGGCCGCCGTCCCCGACCGCCGCGCCCCGATCGCCCTGGAGGCGCTGCGCCACGGCAAGGACGTGGTGGCCGACAAGCCCGGCTGCATCACGCTGGACGAGCTGGGCGACCTCGAGCAGGCGGTGGCCGCCTCGGGCCGCTTCTGGTCGGTCACCTTCTCCGAGCGCTTCGAGGTCCGCTGCGCGGTCAAGGCCGGTGAGCTCGTCCGCGCCGGCCGGATCGGCAAGGTCGTCCAGACCCTCGGGCTGGGCCCCCACCGCGAGGGCGACCGCGCCCACCTGGCCGGTGGGGCGGGGCGTCCGGAGTGGTTCTACGACCACCACCGCACCGGCGGCATCCTCACCGACATCGCCAGCCACCAGTTCGACCAGTTCCTCTGGTACACCGGCTCCGAGACGGCCGAGGTCGTCTCCAGCACCGTGGCCAACTACACCCACCCGGACTCGCCGCGGATGCAGGACTTCGGCGAGGCGACGCTGCGCGCCGACGGCGCCCACGGCTACGTCCGGGTGGACTGGTACACCCCCCAGGGCCTGCCCACCTGGGGCGACGGCCGGCTGGTCATCCTGGGCACCGAGGGCTACATCGAGCTGCGCAAGTACGTCGACCTGGAGGGTCGCCCCGGCGGGGACCACCTCTTCGTGGTCGACGGCGCGGGCACCGAGTACGTCGACTGCTCCGACGTGGAGCTGCCCTACTACCCGGCCCTGCTCCACGACGTGCTGAACCGCACCGAGACCGCCTGCCCGCAGCGGCACACCTTCGAGGTGATGCGGCTGGCGCTGCAGGCCCAGGCCGCCGCCACCACGACCGGGTTCGCGGAGTGA
- a CDS encoding LacI family DNA-binding transcriptional regulator, with protein sequence MQPKRATIYEVADRAGVSHQTVSRYVRGDGGFRPATAARVEAAINALNYRPNLTARSMRTRRTGRIAVLLPAAAPHLPQRLLGALSQAAHEEGYTVDLVGLEGGAAERAVRAAELADSGQFEGVLALASLGDRPLAGAGAPVVTVADYDDEMRSLGALADGTACGDVVRQLRALGHRSLLHVAGPQSFASARNRRESFLSTVAELGVRGTVVEGDWSARSGFEAVQALPGDSDVTAVVAANDTVAMGAVRGGLQRGWRVPEDLSVFGWDDDEQGRFSTPALSTVAVDRERQGREAVSRLVALLRGSEPPAHDTTSLHTVIPRESTGPAPAARRR encoded by the coding sequence GTGCAGCCCAAGCGCGCCACCATCTACGAGGTGGCCGACCGCGCCGGTGTGTCGCACCAGACGGTCTCCCGCTACGTCCGCGGGGACGGCGGTTTCCGGCCCGCCACGGCGGCCCGCGTGGAGGCCGCGATCAACGCCCTCAACTACCGGCCGAACCTCACCGCCCGCTCCATGCGGACCCGCCGCACCGGCCGGATCGCGGTGCTGCTGCCCGCGGCAGCCCCGCACCTGCCCCAGCGGCTGCTGGGGGCGCTGTCCCAGGCCGCGCACGAGGAGGGCTACACCGTGGACCTCGTCGGTCTGGAGGGCGGGGCCGCGGAGCGGGCGGTACGGGCGGCGGAGCTCGCGGACTCGGGCCAGTTCGAGGGTGTGCTGGCCCTCGCCTCGCTGGGGGACCGCCCGCTGGCCGGGGCGGGCGCCCCGGTGGTCACCGTGGCCGACTACGACGACGAGATGCGCAGCCTCGGCGCCCTGGCCGACGGCACGGCCTGCGGGGACGTGGTCCGCCAGCTCCGCGCCCTCGGCCACCGCAGCCTGCTGCACGTCGCCGGTCCGCAGTCCTTCGCGTCGGCGCGCAACCGTCGCGAGAGCTTCCTCAGCACCGTGGCCGAGCTCGGCGTGCGGGGGACGGTCGTGGAGGGCGACTGGTCCGCACGGTCGGGCTTCGAGGCGGTGCAGGCCCTGCCCGGGGACAGCGACGTCACCGCCGTGGTGGCCGCCAACGACACGGTGGCCATGGGGGCGGTGCGGGGCGGCCTGCAGCGCGGCTGGCGGGTGCCGGAGGACCTCAGCGTCTTCGGCTGGGACGACGACGAGCAGGGCCGGTTCAGCACCCCGGCGCTGTCCACGGTGGCCGTGGACCGCGAGCGCCAGGGGCGCGAGGCGGTGAGCCGGTTGGTGGCGCTGCTGCGGGGCAGCGAGCCGCCGGCCCACGACACCACCTCGCTGCACACCGTGATCCCGCGCGAGTCGACCGGCCCCGCCCCCGCGGCCCGACGCCGCTGA
- a CDS encoding SDR family NAD(P)-dependent oxidoreductase, whose protein sequence is MSGSTQGIGYAIAEALLREGASVVVNGRDEDRVRTAVAALRATAPEGAVSGIAADFQDPEQVRRLLGSLDELDILVNNLGVFEVKAFESVSDEDWQRYVDVNLMSAVRLSRHALPAMLARRWGRIIFISSESGVNVPADMLHYGVTKAALLALGNGLAKLTRGTEVTVNTVLGGPTYSDGVARAVTEISQARGLAPADLKDAIAAGNQTSLLQRFIEPEEIANLALYLASPVSSATNGAALRADGGVLTSML, encoded by the coding sequence GTGAGCGGCTCCACCCAGGGCATCGGCTACGCGATCGCGGAGGCCCTGCTCCGGGAGGGGGCGTCGGTCGTCGTGAACGGGCGGGACGAGGACCGGGTCCGGACCGCCGTGGCCGCTCTCCGGGCCACGGCTCCTGAGGGCGCCGTCTCGGGGATCGCCGCGGACTTCCAGGACCCCGAGCAGGTGCGGCGGCTGCTGGGGTCCCTCGACGAGCTCGACATCCTGGTGAACAACCTGGGCGTGTTCGAGGTCAAGGCCTTCGAGTCCGTGTCCGACGAGGACTGGCAGCGCTACGTCGACGTCAACCTGATGAGCGCCGTCCGGCTCTCCCGGCACGCGCTCCCCGCCATGCTGGCCCGGAGGTGGGGCCGGATCATCTTCATCAGCAGCGAGTCCGGCGTGAACGTCCCCGCCGACATGCTGCACTACGGCGTCACGAAGGCCGCGCTGCTCGCCCTGGGCAACGGCCTGGCCAAGCTCACCCGCGGCACCGAGGTGACCGTCAACACCGTCCTCGGCGGGCCGACCTACTCCGACGGCGTCGCCCGGGCGGTCACCGAGATCTCGCAGGCCCGGGGCCTGGCCCCCGCTGACCTCAAGGACGCGATCGCCGCCGGGAACCAGACCTCGCTCCTGCAACGGTTCATCGAACCCGAGGAGATCGCCAACCTCGCCCTCTACCTGGCGAGCCCCGTCTCGTCGGCGACGAACGGCGCCGCCCTCCGGGCCGACGGCGGGGTCCTGACCTCCATGCTGTGA